CCCCGAAGGGCTGGGGCTGTTTGGCTCTCTGGCGTTGTTGCTCGCTCCTTTCAGACCGCAGCGGGTCTGCTCGTCGCTCGCGCCTAGCCAGAGAGCCAAACAGCCTCCAGCAAAATCCGAAGTTATTTTTGCACGGACCCTAAGGCCAGGTATCCAAAAGAAGGAGATCAATTGCCAAGATTCGAGCAGCAGTCGGACGCGTCCGCCCGTAGGTTCGCGGTGTTGGGGCCAGACCAATATTGGCCATGGCCAGGACAAGAATTCTGAAAGCACATAACCATTCCGAGAGATTCATGAAAAGACTGATATTGCTAACGGGCGCTCTGCTCTTCGCCACCGTGATGACCGCGCGCGGCGCCGACGTGAAAGAGGTCTGGGACAAGAACTGCGCTTCCTGCCATGGCAAAGACGGCAAAGGCGAAACCAAAGCGGGCAAGAAAGCCGGCGCGAAAGATCTGACTGATGCCAAGTACCAGGCGACTTTCACCGACGACCGGATGGTCAAGCAAATCAAGGAGGGCATGAAAGACAAGAACGGCAAAGAGCTGATGAAGCCTTTCGCGGACAAATTGTCCGACGAGGAGATCAAACAAATCGTCGCGTATGTCCGCGCGTTCAAGAAGTGAACCTCAATACTGAAACTGGATACGTATGAAAAAGATCATGTGGTTAAGCCTGGGCCTTCTCTGCGCGACCGCGGTTTCGACCCTCGCGGCGGATGTCAAAGAGAACTGGGACAAGCAATGCGCCAAGTGCCACGGCCCTGACGGCAAAGGCGACACCAAAATGGGCAAGAAATCCGGAGTTAAAGACTACAGCGATGCGAAGGTCCTCGCGGAATTGAAGGATGACCTCGCCTTCAAGCACGTCAAAGAAGGCATGAAGGAAGGCGACAAAACGAAAATGAAACCGTACGGGGACGTGCTGAGCGACACCGAGATCAAAGCGCTCGTCGCGTATATTCGAGAGTTTGGCAAGAAGTAACTGCGTTCCTCTGCCATGCACCGAGGCGGGCCTTGCGCCCGCCTTTTTTGTTTCTCAGAAGGCGGGCCATTTAACCCATTCAACGGTTTAACGATGTAACGTTGCAACGGCTTCGGTTGCGGCTTCCGCGCCGCAGTTATCTGCGGTTGAGCCGTTGGGATTGATTGCCCCGCCTGCTGCGCGTCACCAGACAAAAAAAGCCTAAACTTCAGCAATCCACACGAAGCAATCCGTGGAGCGGATGACTAGCGTTATCCCTGTTTTATGCGGCTTCACATTCCTCCTCAAATCTCCCGGCTGCTCCTGCTCACGGCGGTGATCGTGACGCTCTATCTGACGGCCCGGTATTTTTTGACGCCTCAATCCTTCGGCATGTATGGCTGGTACCGCGCGGTGGCGCTCGATGAGATTGCCGCGCGGCCCACGACGTATGCCGGCCAGAAGGCCTGTGACGAGTGCCACTCGGAAGTGGTCCAGCGCCTGGCCAAATACGAACACAAAACCGTGGCTTGCGAATCGTGCCATGGCACGGGCCAGGCGCACGCCGAGAACCCGGATGTTTCCGTCAGCAAATTGACCTACAGCCATTGCGTGCGTTGTCACGAGGCTGACCCGGCGCGTCCGAAATGGCTCAAGCAGGTCAAGTCCAAGGAGCATTACACCGGGCAGCGTTGCACGGAATGCCACGTGCCTCATCAACCGAACGAAGTTCCATGAAGAAACTCTTAGAGCTTGTTTTGAAAATGGGTGGAACGGGCTACCAGCCCGTTTTCGGCGGCAACCTGCCGCCGAAAATCGCAACGAGCCAGCGGCCAGTTCCATCCAAAGGGCATTTTCAAAGCCTGCCCTTAGGCCGTCGCAGCGTTCTGCGCGCCCTCACTGGCGCTCTGGCCGGCGCCCTCACTCTGTCCCTGTCCCGCAAAGCCAAAGCGGCGGTGCAGAAAATGTTGGTGTCATCGCACACGCCCAAAGGTTACGACCCCACCAAACACAAATGGCTCATGGCGATCGACGTGGACCGTTGCATCGGCTGCGGGTTGTGCGTCGAAGCGTGCAAGACCGAGAACGCCGTGCCGGTCGGGCCGAATTATTTCCGCACCTGGATCGAGCGCTACGTCATTACCCGGCCGGAACCCGGCTCCGGCGAGATGCGCGGCGAGACCCTCGTCGATTCGCCCAACGGAGGGATGCACGGTTTTCCACCGAGTTTGGTGCCCAAAGAGCAAATCCTGAAATCCTTTTACGTGCCGAAGCTCTGCAACCTCTGCGAGCATTCGCCGTGTTCCCAGGTCTGCCCGGTGGGCGCGACTTTCGACACGCCGGACGGGGCGGTGCTGGTCGATCCCAAATACTGCATTGGCTGCGGGTTTTGCATTCAAGCCTGTCCGTACGGCTGCCGGTTCATGAATCCGGTCACGAAAACGGCCGAAAAATGTTCGCTGTGTTACCACCGGATCACTCGCGGGCTTAAGCCGGCCTGCGTGGAAGTCTGCCCGACCGAGGCCCGCGTCTTCGGCGATCTGAAGAACCCGGTGGCGAACGATCCGATCCACCGCTTCATCGAGAAGAACAAAGCGGCGCAAAGCCTCAAACCGCACCTCGGAACCGCGCCGCGCGTTCTCTACGCCGAACTGGACAAGGAAGTGCGCTAGTATGAATCACAACCTCACCAATAGCATCGTTGATATTCTGCCGCGTGTCGAAGGCTTCGCTTATCCGAACGAAGCGACCGTCCACCCGCTGTGGAGCGTTCTGATTGTCGTTTATCCGTACGTGACCGGATTGGTCGCGGGCGCGTTCATCATGGCCTCGCTCGTCCGCGTCTTCAACGTGCGGGCGCTGGAGCCGGTGTACCGCCTTTCCTTGCTCACCTCGCTTGCGTTTTTGTTGTGCGCTCCCATGCCGTTGCTCCTTCATCTGGGACACCCGGAGCGGTGCTTCGAGATCATGATAACGCCGCATCTGAGTTCGCCGATGGCAATGTTCGGATTCGTGTACGCCTGGTACCTGATGGCGGTGTTGCTCCTGGAACTCTGGTTCGATTACCGCAGCGACTTCGTCGGGTGGTCGCGAGCGCAGGCCGGGTTGCGCGGCGTGATCTACCGCGCGTTCACGCTCGGCGTGCATGACGTTTCGGAGCCGGCGCTGCGGTTGGACGCGCGCATGGGGCGGATCATTTCCATCGT
Above is a genomic segment from Verrucomicrobiota bacterium containing:
- a CDS encoding cytochrome c; its protein translation is MARTRILKAHNHSERFMKRLILLTGALLFATVMTARGADVKEVWDKNCASCHGKDGKGETKAGKKAGAKDLTDAKYQATFTDDRMVKQIKEGMKDKNGKELMKPFADKLSDEEIKQIVAYVRAFKK
- a CDS encoding cytochrome c, with product MKKIMWLSLGLLCATAVSTLAADVKENWDKQCAKCHGPDGKGDTKMGKKSGVKDYSDAKVLAELKDDLAFKHVKEGMKEGDKTKMKPYGDVLSDTEIKALVAYIREFGKK
- a CDS encoding 4Fe-4S dicluster domain-containing protein, with the protein product MLVSSHTPKGYDPTKHKWLMAIDVDRCIGCGLCVEACKTENAVPVGPNYFRTWIERYVITRPEPGSGEMRGETLVDSPNGGMHGFPPSLVPKEQILKSFYVPKLCNLCEHSPCSQVCPVGATFDTPDGAVLVDPKYCIGCGFCIQACPYGCRFMNPVTKTAEKCSLCYHRITRGLKPACVEVCPTEARVFGDLKNPVANDPIHRFIEKNKAAQSLKPHLGTAPRVLYAELDKEVR